One genomic segment of Tiliqua scincoides isolate rTilSci1 chromosome 6, rTilSci1.hap2, whole genome shotgun sequence includes these proteins:
- the SHROOM3 gene encoding protein Shroom3 isoform X1 — translation MCPGPGAQEGGDTFAAKGETDIAVAQHPLSSHCLGSDLLFSKAAWPGGVKLPLNNRQSDPVGRSHSWHSAKFIENPSSLSMMQISQGMIGTPWHQAYHSSSSTSDLSSYEHGYLRRSPDQYSSRGSMESLDHTPSGFSHHPCRLSPAKSTNSIDQLAHLHSKRDSAYSSFSTSSSIPEYPAFCKERSYSMENVHSRGRPQEGGMRQADIRYIKTVYNAQRGVSEEYEVKSPALLTSCEAQVKSYGSSRSFGYHKGPQTRSSSDSENQYTKSAPLPPARSDSYAAIRHHERPSSWSSLEPRKSCRTLSKSAWPHLGQGPSPHPGHLQKPAFLEGQLHTVMEKSPESSPTLKAKQVYAQAAQPGQPLLPTGVYPVPSPEPHFAQVPHPSASNSGMLYPALAKESGYTPSPSSSPDSYEKVAACGPHSGLDENGNQSIPYKTAFFYQPNNVPHAAGKKEVGDPAAKFVLYRTHPQAYAPSPRQDESGPAYMAVPTTQESARNAQHFSHSSQPRPSYPRDVSNGNVYSQTKEQVAGAHQEDQNANLQRRERDSAAPIQWGSSKTRQYSFSSLQNIPESTKLQSSLDLQEMPQCKNCSGSKWHFMNNTSQAEKDCREQVPEHWQEREWKALEGHPDGIAGMEQASAAEPKLKEPQASPLPPKISDFVIRRLSSSSTQNVQNSPHGKLESRKARCSVLEKVSKIEQREQGSQRPQSLSASSFGQDYGPNKPCLNNMEDVQNRRNSQEHGQLLGERGRLASTNSSESTPYMQQASARGAGKPERADWHPTEKAATTSIAAGPLQQSIYLGRPSENEPQQQAGQLQRSRSAFQLIEEPEKEILWQGTSQDLNGSQLDIPFNRAYRNSIKDAQSRVLRATSFSRKDLNISPPFEKEHSRRVQRPASAHVGMRSVAASPHTPKERHSITPTETHLNYLNKESLSGALHVPRIRGRKRLTAEQKKRSYSEPEKMNEVGVSDSELSPFSLQKKVLHFVFPENSVADRRKIFEKESKACSTVNLSKPELKQLQQTALADYIERKTGKRPSALQDSGFLNEGCQTSYLQASGPGDHSLSSASSMISLQDQSLSHRRESLEQVSRKGRGFATLPPGLTGFFDLSGFENQKPHPNISSVFPNWLKTDRNQDPRAHPELTKSTQTEQFDTRTQPYQDSQALRRKPAPSKKPGKSASTDDLLDRSDNQAVAVHIRSRSSPTADKKCQDLLMGDKAELSHFVKDPFYVLGAGTRSFGCKERYRMEKPAFKHCYPHPQQSNERASTSCILSEGQKAPDLLRHLGRASAFTPPATETKGHRPDSKQGTRPAWPSSNVADSTPAPSDSLTAEEGPAMKWQPRPDKDDSHNIQTQVLDTGDCPPKDPTEEASWRWKATPPQRHFPAKMKWVPSVKDDNLPKSSMSLAGQKVFQRWQTFPSQSSSSSEPEAPSGQGKPSLHISESCLQMTPPPFHREEEDDDVFFKETQPHAAGAVPQHSLPPPTLRNSNSREELPPPPPPPPPPPPAILEVDQPTAEKLTSLGDERFAARNFKSYPWNFSEREKVGSNTTVTKGSWTPPSPPMEASGFKLNGSAPSLVQQQPLAVQGPVDKAPASQPNEPVTADWELENGRVSPKSYTGKNKTPEDIKEEALAKEIIHKDKSLADILDPDSKMKTTMDLMEGIFPTGARVLEGKRKIMQKRTSSSVLDDKREEREAAAAAGLIPCPAYYSVSAPKAELLNKIKDLPEEVGGVEEQADINQKKAELIESLSHKLEMLKEAKESLLADIKLNNALGEEVEALISGLCKPNEFEKYRMFIGDLDKVVSLLLSLSGRLARVENVLNSLGEDADNQERSSLNEKQKMLAGQHEDARELKENLDRRERVVLDILCNYLSEEQLRDYQHFVKMKSALLIEQRKLDDKIKLGQEQHKCLLESLPSDFALPSQKAPEPPTGTSGKDRLPPSASSL, via the exons ACAGAGTGACCCTGTGGGCCGATCACATTCCTGGCATTCAGCCAAATTCATAGAAAACCCATCCAGTCTCAGTATGATGCAAATATCTCAGGGCATGATTGGCACTCCTTGGCATCAAGCCTACCATTCCAG TTCTTCCACAAGTGATCTCTCCAGCTACGAGCATGGCTATTTGAGAAGAAGCCCTGACCAGTACAGCTCCAGGGGGAGTATGGAAAGTTTAGACCACACGCCTTCAGGGTTTTCCCATCACCCCTGCCGCCTGTCACCAGCCAAGTCCACCAACAGTATTGACCAGCTTGCCCATCTCCACAGCAAGAGGGATTCTGCCTACAGCTCTTTCTCGACCAGTTCCAGCATCCCTGAGTACCCTGCGTTCTGTAAGGAACGATCCTACTCCATGGAGAATGTGCATTCCCGGGGCAGGCCACAGGAAGGGGGAATGCGGCAGGCAGACATCAGGTACATTAAGACTGTCTACAATGCCCAGCGAGGGGTTTCAGAGGAATACGAGGTGAAATCTCCTGCTCTCTTGACGAGCTGTGAGGCCCAGGTGAAAAGTTATGGCTCCAGCAGGTCGTTTGGCTACCATAAAGGCCCACAAACCCGGAGTTCGTCTGACAGCGAGAACCAGTATACGAAGAGTGCTCCCCTGCCACCAGCCCGTAGTGATAGTTACGCAGCAATAAGGCACCACGAGAGGCCCAGCTCCTGGTCTAGTCTTGAACCCAGGAAGTCGTGTCGGACTCTTTCCAAAAGTGCTTGGCCTCACCTGGGCCAAGGCCCGTCTCCACATCCGGGGCATCTCCAGAAACCGGCATTCCTCGAAGGACAACTCCACACTGTGATGGAGAAGAGTCCAGAGAGCAGTCCAACCCTGAAGGCCAAGCAGGTTTACGCACAGGCAGCTCAGCCGGGGCAGCCGTTGCTTCCAACCGGGGTTTACCCTGTACCTTCTCCTGAGCCACATTTTGCCCAGGTTCCCCATCCGTCTGCAAGCAATTCTGGGATGCTTTATCCAGCGCTTGCCAAAGAGAGCGGGTATacaccatctccctcttcctctccagacTCTTACGAAAAGGTCGCCGCCTGTGGTCCACATtctggcttggatgaaaatggaaaCCAAAGCATTCCTTACAAGACTGCGTTCTTCTACCAGCCGAACAATGTGCCGCATGCAGCAGGAAAGAAGGAGGTGGGAGACCCGGCTGCAAAATTTGTCTTGTACAGGACTCATCCTCAAGCCTACGCGCCCTCTCCAAGACAGGATGAATCTGGGCCTGCGTATATGGCAGTGCCCACAACCCAAGAAAGTGCAAGGAACGCACAGCACTTCAGTCACAGCTCTCAGCCACGACCTTCTTACCCGCGGGATGTGAGTAATGGCAATGTCTACAGCCAGACAAAGGAGCAGGTGGCAGGAGCGCACCAGGAGGACCAGAATGCTAACCTGCAGAGACGTGAAAGAGATTCTGCAGCACCCATCCAGTGGGGTTCCTCTAAGACCAGGCAGTACAGCTTTTCCTCCTTGCAGAACATCCCAGAGAGCACCAAACTGCAAAGTAGCTTGGATCTACAGGAGATGCCACAGTGTAAGAACTGCTCTGGTTCCAAGTGGCATTTTATGAATAACACCAGCCAAGCAGAGAAGGATTGTCGTGAGCAAGTTCCTGAGCACTGGCAGGAAAGAGAATGGAAAGCCTTGGAAGGACACCCTGATGGTATTGCTGGCATGGAACAGGCCTCTGCTGCAGAGCCAAAGCTCAAGGAACCCCAGGCTTCTCCGTTGCCCCCAAAGATATCGGATTTTGTCATTCGCCGACTGAGTTCTAGCAGCACCCAGAACGTCCAGAACTCTCCACACGGCAAACTAGAATCTAGAAAGGCCAGATGTTCTGTTCTGGAGAAGGTCAGCAAGATAGAGCAGCGTGAACAAGGAAGTCAGAGGCCTCAGAGTTTGAGCGCCAGCAGTTTTGGCCAGGATTATGGGCCGAACAAGCCTTGCCTTAACAACATGGAGGATGTTCAAAACAGACGTAACTCTCAAGAGCACGGCCAGTTGCTGGGCGAGCGCGGTAGGCTAGCCAGCACAAACAGTTCAGAATCAACCCCTTATATGCAGCAAGCAAGTGCGAGAGGAGCTGGCAAACCAGAGAGGGCTGATTGGCACCCTACGGAGAAGGCAGCAACAACTTCCATAGCAGCAGGGCCTTTACAGCAGAGCATCTATCTTGGTAGGCCCTCTGAAAACGAACCACAGCAACAGGCGGGGCAGCTACAACGCagcagaagtgctttccagttgATTGAGGAGCCCGAGAAGGAAATCTTGTGGCAGGGTACTAGCCAGGACTTGAATGGGTCACAGCTGGACATCCCCTTCAACAGGGCTTACAGGAACAGCATCAAAGATGCCCAGTCACGGGTTTTGAGGGCAACCTCCTTCAGCCGCAAGGACCTCAACATCAGCCCTCCCTTTGAAAAGGAGCACAGTAGGCGTGTCCAGAGACCAGCTTCAGCACATGTCGGGATGAGGAGCGTAGCAGCATCTCCGCACACCCCAAAGGAGAGGCATAGCATCACACCTACAGAAACCCATCTGAATTACCTCAATAAGGAGAGCCTTTCCGGGGCCCTGCATGTACCCCGTATCAGGGGCAGGAAGCGCCTGACTGCCGAGCAGAAGAAGAGGTCCTACTCTGAGCCAGAAAAGATGAATGAAGTGGGGGTGTCTGACAGTGAGCtctcccccttttccctccagAAGAAAGTCCTCCATTTTGTTTTCCCAGAGAACTCAGTGGCTGACCGCCGCAAGATCTTTGAGAAGGAGAGCAAGGCTTGCTCCACCGTCAATCTTTCCAAGCCGGAGCTGAAGCAGCTGCAACAAACAGCGCTAGCGGATTACATTGAACGCAAAACTGGGAAGCGTCCTTCTGCTTTGCAAGATTCCGGTTTCCTCAACGAGGGCTGTCAGACCTCGTACCTGCAGGCAAGCGGACCCGGTGACCACTCTCTCTCATCCGCTTCCAGCATGATTTCCCTCCAGGATCAAAGCCTGTCCCATCGTCGAGAATCCCTAGAGCAGGTCTCTAGGAAAGGGCGCGGCTTTGCTACCCTCCCTCCTGGGCTTACAGGCTTCTTTGATCTCAGTGGCTTTGAGAATCAGAAGCCCCACCCAAACATCAGCAGCGTTTTTCCCAACTGGTTGAAAACAGATCGGAATCAGGATCCCAGAGCCCATCCAGAGCTCACTAAAAGCACTCAGACGGAACAGTTTGACACACGCACCCAGCCGTACCAGGACAGCCAAGCCTTGAGGAGGAAACCAGCACCCTCCAAAAAGCCAGGGAAGTCAGCATCTACGGACGACTTGCTTGACCGATCAGACAACCAGGCAGTCGCTGTGCATATCCGATCCAGGTCATCTCCCACAGCAGATAAGAAGTGCCAG GACCTGCTGATGGGAGACAAAGCTGAACTCAGCCATTTTGTGAAAGATCCTTTCTACGTATTAGGTGCTGGCACCAG ATCGTTTGGCTGCAAGGAACGATATCGGATGGAGAAACCAGCATTCAAGCACTGTTATCCCCACCCTCAGCAAAGCAATGAGCGTGCCAGTACTTCCTGTATTCTGAGCGAGGGTCAGAAAGCCCCAGATCTCCTCAGGCATCTCGGCAGAGCATCAGCATTTACCCCACCAGCGACAGAGACGAAGGGTCATCGTCCTGATTCTAAGCAAGGCACAAGACCTGCCTGGCCTTCATCAAATGTTGCTGACTCCACACCAGCTCCCTCTGATTCTCTGACTGCGGAAGAAGGCCCAGCAATGAAATGGCAGCCAAGACCTGACAAAGATGACAGTCATAACATCCAGACCCAGGTTCTGGACACTGGTGACTGTCCACCCAAAGATCCAACAGAAGAAGCATCTTGGAGATGGAAGGCAACTCCACCTCAAAGACATTTCCCAGCTAAAATGAAATGGGTTCCTTCCGTCAAGGATGACAACCTTCCAAAGAGCTCCATGTCTCTTGCTGGGCAGAAGGTCTTCCAAAGGTGGCAAACCTTTCCATCTCAGAGCAGCTCTTCTTCTGAGCCTGAGGCTCCTTCTGGTCAAGGGAAGCCCTCACTCCACATCTCGGAGTCCTGCCTACAGATGACTCCTCCACCCTTCCATCGAGAAGAGGAGGACGATGACGTTTTCTTCAAAGAGACGCAGCCTCATGCTGCAGGTGCTGTACCCCAGCATTCACTGCCACCTCCAACACTGAGGAATTCTAATTCTAGAGAGGagcttcctccaccaccaccacctcctcctccacctcctcctgctatACTGGAAGTCGATCAGCCAACAGCAGAGAAACTGACAAGCCTTGGAGATGAGAGGTTTGCAGCAAG GAATTTTAAAAGTTATCCCTGGAACTTCAGTGAGAGGGAGAAAGTGGGATCAAACACCACTGTCACCAAGGGCAGCTGGACTCCTCCATCTCCACCCATGGAGGCATCAGGATTCAAACTGAATGGGTCTGCACCTTCTTTAGTACAACAGCAGCCATTGGCTGTTCAAGGGCCAGTAGACAAAGCTCCTGCCAGTCAGCCCAATGAACCGGTCACTGCAGATTGGGAACTTGAAAACGGAAGAGTCAGCCCCAAGAGTTACACAGGCAAGAACAAGACTCCAGAGGATATCAAGGAGGAGGCCTTGGCAAAGGAGATTATCCACAAGGATAAATCTCTGGCTGATATTTTGGATCCTGACTCCAAGATGAAGACCACCATGGACTTGATGGAAGGAATATTTCCCACTGGGGCCAGGGTGCTTGAAGGGAAGAGGAAGATAATGCAAAAAAGAACCAGCAGTTCTGTTCTGGATGATAA GAGAGAAGAGAGGgaagctgctgccgccgccggtTTGATCCCGTGCCCAGCGTATTACAGTGTGTCTGCACCCAAAGCGGAGCTCCTGAACAAGATCAAAGACTTGccagaggaagtgggaggggtggaaGAGCAGGCAGACATCAATCAGAAGAAG GCAGAACTTATTGAGAGCTTGTCCCACAAGCTGGAGATGCTGAAAGAAGCCAAGGAAAGCCTGCTGGCAGATATCAAGCTCAACAACGCCTTAGGAGAGGAAGTTGAAGCTTTGATCAGTGGCCTGTGCAAGCCCAATGAGTTTGAAAAATACAGGATGTTCATTGGAGACCTGGATAAGGTGGTCAGCCTATTGCTCTCACTCTCGGGACGCCTGGCCCGGGTAGAGAACGTTCTCAACAGCCTTGGCGAAGATGCTGATAATCAAGAACGG AGCTCCCTGAATGAGAAGCAGAAGATGCTGGCCGGCCAGCACGAGGACGCCCGCGAGCTGAAGGAGAACCTGGACCGGCGGGAGCGCGTGGTCTTGGACATCTTGTGCAATTACCTCTCGGAGGAGCAGCTTCGGGACTACCAGCATTTTGTGAAGATGAAATCCGCACTGCTCATAGAACAGCGCAAACTGGATGACAAGATCAAACTGGGGCAGGAACAGCACAAGTGCCTTTTGGAGAGCCTCCCCTCGGACTTTGCCCTTCCGAGCCAAAAGGCACCAGAGCCACCCACAGGGACCAGCGGCAAGGACAGACTGCCACCCTCAGCATCTTCACTCTGA
- the SHROOM3 gene encoding protein Shroom3 isoform X4, protein MMQISQGMIGTPWHQAYHSSSSTSDLSSYEHGYLRRSPDQYSSRGSMESLDHTPSGFSHHPCRLSPAKSTNSIDQLAHLHSKRDSAYSSFSTSSSIPEYPAFCKERSYSMENVHSRGRPQEGGMRQADIRYIKTVYNAQRGVSEEYEVKSPALLTSCEAQVKSYGSSRSFGYHKGPQTRSSSDSENQYTKSAPLPPARSDSYAAIRHHERPSSWSSLEPRKSCRTLSKSAWPHLGQGPSPHPGHLQKPAFLEGQLHTVMEKSPESSPTLKAKQVYAQAAQPGQPLLPTGVYPVPSPEPHFAQVPHPSASNSGMLYPALAKESGYTPSPSSSPDSYEKVAACGPHSGLDENGNQSIPYKTAFFYQPNNVPHAAGKKEVGDPAAKFVLYRTHPQAYAPSPRQDESGPAYMAVPTTQESARNAQHFSHSSQPRPSYPRDVSNGNVYSQTKEQVAGAHQEDQNANLQRRERDSAAPIQWGSSKTRQYSFSSLQNIPESTKLQSSLDLQEMPQCKNCSGSKWHFMNNTSQAEKDCREQVPEHWQEREWKALEGHPDGIAGMEQASAAEPKLKEPQASPLPPKISDFVIRRLSSSSTQNVQNSPHGKLESRKARCSVLEKVSKIEQREQGSQRPQSLSASSFGQDYGPNKPCLNNMEDVQNRRNSQEHGQLLGERGRLASTNSSESTPYMQQASARGAGKPERADWHPTEKAATTSIAAGPLQQSIYLGRPSENEPQQQAGQLQRSRSAFQLIEEPEKEILWQGTSQDLNGSQLDIPFNRAYRNSIKDAQSRVLRATSFSRKDLNISPPFEKEHSRRVQRPASAHVGMRSVAASPHTPKERHSITPTETHLNYLNKESLSGALHVPRIRGRKRLTAEQKKRSYSEPEKMNEVGVSDSELSPFSLQKKVLHFVFPENSVADRRKIFEKESKACSTVNLSKPELKQLQQTALADYIERKTGKRPSALQDSGFLNEGCQTSYLQASGPGDHSLSSASSMISLQDQSLSHRRESLEQVSRKGRGFATLPPGLTGFFDLSGFENQKPHPNISSVFPNWLKTDRNQDPRAHPELTKSTQTEQFDTRTQPYQDSQALRRKPAPSKKPGKSASTDDLLDRSDNQAVAVHIRSRSSPTADKKCQDLLMGDKAELSHFVKDPFYVLGAGTRSFGCKERYRMEKPAFKHCYPHPQQSNERASTSCILSEGQKAPDLLRHLGRASAFTPPATETKGHRPDSKQGTRPAWPSSNVADSTPAPSDSLTAEEGPAMKWQPRPDKDDSHNIQTQVLDTGDCPPKDPTEEASWRWKATPPQRHFPAKMKWVPSVKDDNLPKSSMSLAGQKVFQRWQTFPSQSSSSSEPEAPSGQGKPSLHISESCLQMTPPPFHREEEDDDVFFKETQPHAAGAVPQHSLPPPTLRNSNSREELPPPPPPPPPPPPAILEVDQPTAEKLTSLGDERFAARNFKSYPWNFSEREKVGSNTTVTKGSWTPPSPPMEASGFKLNGSAPSLVQQQPLAVQGPVDKAPASQPNEPVTADWELENGRVSPKSYTGKNKTPEDIKEEALAKEIIHKDKSLADILDPDSKMKTTMDLMEGIFPTGARVLEGKRKIMQKRTSSSVLDDKREEREAAAAAGLIPCPAYYSVSAPKAELLNKIKDLPEEVGGVEEQADINQKKAELIESLSHKLEMLKEAKESLLADIKLNNALGEEVEALISGLCKPNEFEKYRMFIGDLDKVVSLLLSLSGRLARVENVLNSLGEDADNQERSSLNEKQKMLAGQHEDARELKENLDRRERVVLDILCNYLSEEQLRDYQHFVKMKSALLIEQRKLDDKIKLGQEQHKCLLESLPSDFALPSQKAPEPPTGTSGKDRLPPSASSL, encoded by the exons ATGATGCAAATATCTCAGGGCATGATTGGCACTCCTTGGCATCAAGCCTACCATTCCAG TTCTTCCACAAGTGATCTCTCCAGCTACGAGCATGGCTATTTGAGAAGAAGCCCTGACCAGTACAGCTCCAGGGGGAGTATGGAAAGTTTAGACCACACGCCTTCAGGGTTTTCCCATCACCCCTGCCGCCTGTCACCAGCCAAGTCCACCAACAGTATTGACCAGCTTGCCCATCTCCACAGCAAGAGGGATTCTGCCTACAGCTCTTTCTCGACCAGTTCCAGCATCCCTGAGTACCCTGCGTTCTGTAAGGAACGATCCTACTCCATGGAGAATGTGCATTCCCGGGGCAGGCCACAGGAAGGGGGAATGCGGCAGGCAGACATCAGGTACATTAAGACTGTCTACAATGCCCAGCGAGGGGTTTCAGAGGAATACGAGGTGAAATCTCCTGCTCTCTTGACGAGCTGTGAGGCCCAGGTGAAAAGTTATGGCTCCAGCAGGTCGTTTGGCTACCATAAAGGCCCACAAACCCGGAGTTCGTCTGACAGCGAGAACCAGTATACGAAGAGTGCTCCCCTGCCACCAGCCCGTAGTGATAGTTACGCAGCAATAAGGCACCACGAGAGGCCCAGCTCCTGGTCTAGTCTTGAACCCAGGAAGTCGTGTCGGACTCTTTCCAAAAGTGCTTGGCCTCACCTGGGCCAAGGCCCGTCTCCACATCCGGGGCATCTCCAGAAACCGGCATTCCTCGAAGGACAACTCCACACTGTGATGGAGAAGAGTCCAGAGAGCAGTCCAACCCTGAAGGCCAAGCAGGTTTACGCACAGGCAGCTCAGCCGGGGCAGCCGTTGCTTCCAACCGGGGTTTACCCTGTACCTTCTCCTGAGCCACATTTTGCCCAGGTTCCCCATCCGTCTGCAAGCAATTCTGGGATGCTTTATCCAGCGCTTGCCAAAGAGAGCGGGTATacaccatctccctcttcctctccagacTCTTACGAAAAGGTCGCCGCCTGTGGTCCACATtctggcttggatgaaaatggaaaCCAAAGCATTCCTTACAAGACTGCGTTCTTCTACCAGCCGAACAATGTGCCGCATGCAGCAGGAAAGAAGGAGGTGGGAGACCCGGCTGCAAAATTTGTCTTGTACAGGACTCATCCTCAAGCCTACGCGCCCTCTCCAAGACAGGATGAATCTGGGCCTGCGTATATGGCAGTGCCCACAACCCAAGAAAGTGCAAGGAACGCACAGCACTTCAGTCACAGCTCTCAGCCACGACCTTCTTACCCGCGGGATGTGAGTAATGGCAATGTCTACAGCCAGACAAAGGAGCAGGTGGCAGGAGCGCACCAGGAGGACCAGAATGCTAACCTGCAGAGACGTGAAAGAGATTCTGCAGCACCCATCCAGTGGGGTTCCTCTAAGACCAGGCAGTACAGCTTTTCCTCCTTGCAGAACATCCCAGAGAGCACCAAACTGCAAAGTAGCTTGGATCTACAGGAGATGCCACAGTGTAAGAACTGCTCTGGTTCCAAGTGGCATTTTATGAATAACACCAGCCAAGCAGAGAAGGATTGTCGTGAGCAAGTTCCTGAGCACTGGCAGGAAAGAGAATGGAAAGCCTTGGAAGGACACCCTGATGGTATTGCTGGCATGGAACAGGCCTCTGCTGCAGAGCCAAAGCTCAAGGAACCCCAGGCTTCTCCGTTGCCCCCAAAGATATCGGATTTTGTCATTCGCCGACTGAGTTCTAGCAGCACCCAGAACGTCCAGAACTCTCCACACGGCAAACTAGAATCTAGAAAGGCCAGATGTTCTGTTCTGGAGAAGGTCAGCAAGATAGAGCAGCGTGAACAAGGAAGTCAGAGGCCTCAGAGTTTGAGCGCCAGCAGTTTTGGCCAGGATTATGGGCCGAACAAGCCTTGCCTTAACAACATGGAGGATGTTCAAAACAGACGTAACTCTCAAGAGCACGGCCAGTTGCTGGGCGAGCGCGGTAGGCTAGCCAGCACAAACAGTTCAGAATCAACCCCTTATATGCAGCAAGCAAGTGCGAGAGGAGCTGGCAAACCAGAGAGGGCTGATTGGCACCCTACGGAGAAGGCAGCAACAACTTCCATAGCAGCAGGGCCTTTACAGCAGAGCATCTATCTTGGTAGGCCCTCTGAAAACGAACCACAGCAACAGGCGGGGCAGCTACAACGCagcagaagtgctttccagttgATTGAGGAGCCCGAGAAGGAAATCTTGTGGCAGGGTACTAGCCAGGACTTGAATGGGTCACAGCTGGACATCCCCTTCAACAGGGCTTACAGGAACAGCATCAAAGATGCCCAGTCACGGGTTTTGAGGGCAACCTCCTTCAGCCGCAAGGACCTCAACATCAGCCCTCCCTTTGAAAAGGAGCACAGTAGGCGTGTCCAGAGACCAGCTTCAGCACATGTCGGGATGAGGAGCGTAGCAGCATCTCCGCACACCCCAAAGGAGAGGCATAGCATCACACCTACAGAAACCCATCTGAATTACCTCAATAAGGAGAGCCTTTCCGGGGCCCTGCATGTACCCCGTATCAGGGGCAGGAAGCGCCTGACTGCCGAGCAGAAGAAGAGGTCCTACTCTGAGCCAGAAAAGATGAATGAAGTGGGGGTGTCTGACAGTGAGCtctcccccttttccctccagAAGAAAGTCCTCCATTTTGTTTTCCCAGAGAACTCAGTGGCTGACCGCCGCAAGATCTTTGAGAAGGAGAGCAAGGCTTGCTCCACCGTCAATCTTTCCAAGCCGGAGCTGAAGCAGCTGCAACAAACAGCGCTAGCGGATTACATTGAACGCAAAACTGGGAAGCGTCCTTCTGCTTTGCAAGATTCCGGTTTCCTCAACGAGGGCTGTCAGACCTCGTACCTGCAGGCAAGCGGACCCGGTGACCACTCTCTCTCATCCGCTTCCAGCATGATTTCCCTCCAGGATCAAAGCCTGTCCCATCGTCGAGAATCCCTAGAGCAGGTCTCTAGGAAAGGGCGCGGCTTTGCTACCCTCCCTCCTGGGCTTACAGGCTTCTTTGATCTCAGTGGCTTTGAGAATCAGAAGCCCCACCCAAACATCAGCAGCGTTTTTCCCAACTGGTTGAAAACAGATCGGAATCAGGATCCCAGAGCCCATCCAGAGCTCACTAAAAGCACTCAGACGGAACAGTTTGACACACGCACCCAGCCGTACCAGGACAGCCAAGCCTTGAGGAGGAAACCAGCACCCTCCAAAAAGCCAGGGAAGTCAGCATCTACGGACGACTTGCTTGACCGATCAGACAACCAGGCAGTCGCTGTGCATATCCGATCCAGGTCATCTCCCACAGCAGATAAGAAGTGCCAG GACCTGCTGATGGGAGACAAAGCTGAACTCAGCCATTTTGTGAAAGATCCTTTCTACGTATTAGGTGCTGGCACCAG ATCGTTTGGCTGCAAGGAACGATATCGGATGGAGAAACCAGCATTCAAGCACTGTTATCCCCACCCTCAGCAAAGCAATGAGCGTGCCAGTACTTCCTGTATTCTGAGCGAGGGTCAGAAAGCCCCAGATCTCCTCAGGCATCTCGGCAGAGCATCAGCATTTACCCCACCAGCGACAGAGACGAAGGGTCATCGTCCTGATTCTAAGCAAGGCACAAGACCTGCCTGGCCTTCATCAAATGTTGCTGACTCCACACCAGCTCCCTCTGATTCTCTGACTGCGGAAGAAGGCCCAGCAATGAAATGGCAGCCAAGACCTGACAAAGATGACAGTCATAACATCCAGACCCAGGTTCTGGACACTGGTGACTGTCCACCCAAAGATCCAACAGAAGAAGCATCTTGGAGATGGAAGGCAACTCCACCTCAAAGACATTTCCCAGCTAAAATGAAATGGGTTCCTTCCGTCAAGGATGACAACCTTCCAAAGAGCTCCATGTCTCTTGCTGGGCAGAAGGTCTTCCAAAGGTGGCAAACCTTTCCATCTCAGAGCAGCTCTTCTTCTGAGCCTGAGGCTCCTTCTGGTCAAGGGAAGCCCTCACTCCACATCTCGGAGTCCTGCCTACAGATGACTCCTCCACCCTTCCATCGAGAAGAGGAGGACGATGACGTTTTCTTCAAAGAGACGCAGCCTCATGCTGCAGGTGCTGTACCCCAGCATTCACTGCCACCTCCAACACTGAGGAATTCTAATTCTAGAGAGGagcttcctccaccaccaccacctcctcctccacctcctcctgctatACTGGAAGTCGATCAGCCAACAGCAGAGAAACTGACAAGCCTTGGAGATGAGAGGTTTGCAGCAAG GAATTTTAAAAGTTATCCCTGGAACTTCAGTGAGAGGGAGAAAGTGGGATCAAACACCACTGTCACCAAGGGCAGCTGGACTCCTCCATCTCCACCCATGGAGGCATCAGGATTCAAACTGAATGGGTCTGCACCTTCTTTAGTACAACAGCAGCCATTGGCTGTTCAAGGGCCAGTAGACAAAGCTCCTGCCAGTCAGCCCAATGAACCGGTCACTGCAGATTGGGAACTTGAAAACGGAAGAGTCAGCCCCAAGAGTTACACAGGCAAGAACAAGACTCCAGAGGATATCAAGGAGGAGGCCTTGGCAAAGGAGATTATCCACAAGGATAAATCTCTGGCTGATATTTTGGATCCTGACTCCAAGATGAAGACCACCATGGACTTGATGGAAGGAATATTTCCCACTGGGGCCAGGGTGCTTGAAGGGAAGAGGAAGATAATGCAAAAAAGAACCAGCAGTTCTGTTCTGGATGATAA GAGAGAAGAGAGGgaagctgctgccgccgccggtTTGATCCCGTGCCCAGCGTATTACAGTGTGTCTGCACCCAAAGCGGAGCTCCTGAACAAGATCAAAGACTTGccagaggaagtgggaggggtggaaGAGCAGGCAGACATCAATCAGAAGAAG GCAGAACTTATTGAGAGCTTGTCCCACAAGCTGGAGATGCTGAAAGAAGCCAAGGAAAGCCTGCTGGCAGATATCAAGCTCAACAACGCCTTAGGAGAGGAAGTTGAAGCTTTGATCAGTGGCCTGTGCAAGCCCAATGAGTTTGAAAAATACAGGATGTTCATTGGAGACCTGGATAAGGTGGTCAGCCTATTGCTCTCACTCTCGGGACGCCTGGCCCGGGTAGAGAACGTTCTCAACAGCCTTGGCGAAGATGCTGATAATCAAGAACGG AGCTCCCTGAATGAGAAGCAGAAGATGCTGGCCGGCCAGCACGAGGACGCCCGCGAGCTGAAGGAGAACCTGGACCGGCGGGAGCGCGTGGTCTTGGACATCTTGTGCAATTACCTCTCGGAGGAGCAGCTTCGGGACTACCAGCATTTTGTGAAGATGAAATCCGCACTGCTCATAGAACAGCGCAAACTGGATGACAAGATCAAACTGGGGCAGGAACAGCACAAGTGCCTTTTGGAGAGCCTCCCCTCGGACTTTGCCCTTCCGAGCCAAAAGGCACCAGAGCCACCCACAGGGACCAGCGGCAAGGACAGACTGCCACCCTCAGCATCTTCACTCTGA